Genomic DNA from Syntrophorhabdaceae bacterium:
CTCCGATGGTTATCCCCTCTCCTCTTAACATCCTGAATCCTGCCTTTTGCGTAAAATCGAGGGATTTTTTTATGCCTGCGTAGAATTCGTGATTACCCGTTATGGCAAACTTTCCGTAACGGGGTTTTATCTCATCCAGCATTCCTATGAGTCCGTTCAGTCTGTCTATCTGTCCGTCTACGAGATCGCCGGTAGAGACAAGTATATCAGGGTTTGCCTTTTTAACCGCATCCGTTATGAGCCTTAATCTTTCCTCCCTTACGATAAGGCCAAGGTGTATATCTGAAATCTGCGCGATCGTAACCTTTCCAACAGATTCCGAAATCTTTGGTGACTTTATGACTATTTTTTCAACGGTAATATTCTTTGCCTCCCGGTAACCGTATGCCGATGCGAGCAGCGCATATATCATGGGTATTATGAAAAATAACCGGTAAGCCGATGTGAGGTAAGAAAGATCTCTCTTCAATATGTAACCGGAAAAATGGATTACCATACGTAGGATGTCGATGCAGACCGACAAAGAGAAAAAGAGAAAAATAATGCCCATCCAGGTATATCCCGCATAGGCCATGAAGCGCGCAAACGATTCATGGCCTGCCCTTTCCGCGAGGCGCACCGCAAAAGGGGCAAGGGTCATTATCGCCATGAAGATTATGATGAAGATGTTAGGAACAAATCTAAGATGAAAGGCAGATTGCAGCTTTACAAATACATAAAAATGCAGGGTAC
This window encodes:
- a CDS encoding metallophosphoesterase; protein product: MTLFLITFLFLYGTLHFYVFVKLQSAFHLRFVPNIFIIIFMAIMTLAPFAVRLAERAGHESFARFMAYAGYTWMGIIFLFFSLSVCIDILRMVIHFSGYILKRDLSYLTSAYRLFFIIPMIYALLASAYGYREAKNITVEKIVIKSPKISESVGKVTIAQISDIHLGLIVREERLRLITDAVKKANPDILVSTGDLVDGQIDRLNGLIGMLDEIKPRYGKFAITGNHEFYAGIKKSLDFTQKAGFRMLRGEGITIGGVINIVGVDDIAGLPFNYVEIPERILLSKFPQNLFKILLKHRPVVEGSAAGLFDLQLSGHTHKGQIFPFRFVTKLFFPLYTGYHSLPRGSKLYVNRGSGTWGPPIRFLASPEVTVIELLYSADKN